CTTTCATGACATCATTCTCATTTTGCCCGCTTGTCTGCTCCTTCAAAGCGAACTTGACACAACCCACGAACTTGCACACCTGCTCATTCACCCTTCCCCACCTCTGCTTACATTGACTCCATTCTCTAGGAACGGCGCCAATGAGCTGAGGGCTTGAGTTAAAATACTCCTCTATTCTCTTCCAAAACGCCCCTGCCTTCTGCTCATTAGCGACTATGGGATCCTTGCTCGTGTTCAACCAAGCGCTAATGAGCACAAGGTCTTCTTTGACAACCCACTTTCTTCTTTCCAAAGGTTTAACTAACCCGGGTGAGTTACCAACTGCCTCAGCAGAGTCCACGTCTTTTGGGGGACTGCTCTGCGAAGCTAAAAGGTTAACAAACCCGGAAGAGTTGTAGGAGGAAGGTTCCATTTTTTGGGTTTGGTTTGTTGTTTAAATGTTTGTGTGTTTTTAGTTGTGGATTTGCTATGTTTTATAAACTAGTTTTTGCTTTCATTTGAGATAATTAACTAAAGCAGAAGAATTAAACAAACTCTACCTACCACAAGTACTTCACAAACGGCAGTGAATACACATCAACTCACTGGAAAATATTAACTACACCTAAGTACAATCTATTGAGAGTTCACAGCAACCAACAACCAACAACCAACAAAAAATTAATTATAGATTTTTAAAAGTTGTAGTTAGAGTTCTAGGTGGAGTTGTAGTTATTGTTGTAGTTATCTTTTAAGCTTTCATAACTTTTAGTTAACTTTCAAAACCGGTTAGCTTTGTATTAAATTACTTATTAAATAGCTAAACTGGTTATACCAATCAACAATTTGTAACAGCCATTTTCGAACTACATCTAAAGTGGGGTTGAGTCTTACCTTCAGTTTCATTCGAAACAGACCTTCTCCAACGTAGCAACCTGCACGGTGAGGTCATCTACCTGCTCAGAGAGCATTTTAACCTGATCCTGGACATGTAAACATCAAACAAAAAGTGTTAGTCACGCAAAACATACCACACAAGTATTGAAAATGTGTTGTCACTAACCTCCAGTCTGTCGATCAGTGTACATGATCAGTTTACAGAGATTCGACGACCCCAACATCACTTCTTCAGCCTCCTCCACCCGCTTAGTCAACCTTTCGATCTCCTCCTGCACACCTATCACCCAAGGCTGACGATAGTGGAATCCATCAGCCTTGGTTACACCATAAACAAATATCAGACACTCTACAATTTACAAACCCATAAACGATAATCAAAGCGTTTAAAATCAAACTTACCTCGTAGTTCTTGCATGTGAAGAACCGCTTCCCCGGAAGAGTGTCGTAGTCGTCCTTCCGGCGAACCTCATCGATGATTCTCCCACCACATGGACACCTTTTTGGAATCCCGTACTCTGAATCGCTGACGAACCCTAGCTTGTTTATGTGATCCTGTTGCCTCTTTGAATGTCTTCTCTCCTCTGCCGGATCCATCTGTGACAGAAATCAAATTATTAGCACATAATTAAGGAAGAATATGAGTAACTGAACCCTCAATCGAACTTCCATAACGATTAAAAACCCAAAAAAAAAATCCCCAAATCGATTTAAAATCACCCCATCGCAAATCCCTATCGCACACAAAATCTACGCTACCACACCGTCAATCTACTCAATACTGACCTAAGAGTGTGGAGAAGAGAAAAAGGAATCGATTTGATGGAGAAATAACGACGGAATCGCCACGGCGTGGATTATCGCCTCGGAGAGAAAAAACCCTAGCTTTTTTCACAGATGAGAGAAATGAATTGGTTAACGCGTATACCCTCCTTTCTTCCTCGTCGACGCGGAAAGGAGAAGCCACTCAGCGCCCGACGCGTGGCTTGAACTCGCCTCTTACGGGTTCAAGCGTAAGGCCCGGTTCGTCGATTAAAACCCATTTTTCATTTTCTTTAAATCATTCGGACCTAAGAACTCGAGCCCACGACCCCCTCATGATCCCCTGATGCGCATGGTCTTAGATACCGTATCTTATATTACACTAAGAGACCCAACCTAACTGACTTGCAATAAACATGCTCTTATTGTACAAGTTCTTGCGCTTGTCTCTTGTCTTGCGCTTATCTCTTGTACACATGATGCATCATTAATAACACCTATACGATGTTTGTACATTAACAAGAAAAAAATCAATTATGGTATTAATTTAATATTGGCTGGTATTTGATTGAGAAAACCGGCTAATAGAAAACAAGCAAACTAATTGTGAAGCACAAGTTAAAAAGAAATGGAATCTGAAATACACCAAACTAAACTCAAAACTTTCAGATAACTAAACACAAAACTTTTAGACAACAAACTTCATTCCCTGAAATACAAGCGAACAAAATTAAAGTACAAGACAAGATAACAAAAAACCTCCTAAGGAATCCGCCAGAAATACTAAATTGTGCACAATTAATATGTCGATTTATATCACAGGTTTACAGCATAAATCGTCAACAATATTTTTCACCAGAAAATGAACAAAGACACATAAAGCTAAACTTTTTTTCCGGAATTGAGTCAGTAGGCGAAACCGCAAAACAGCCCAAATCAGAAACAAGAACTCATAGGTCTCACAGAGAAACCCAAATCACACAAATAAGTTGAAAAAAACAGAAAAAAGAAAAAGAACCCTGAGAACTTGTTAAGTCCCAAGGCTCATGCTTGCATCAACAACCCCAATTCCACCGGTTCTACTCAGAACATTTCTCTTCAAGTAATAGCTCAGGAGTTCCTCGTCCGTCGGATGAAATAGAAACGCAGGAGCTAGCGAAGTCGCTGCCACAGAAGTTGCTGGCGAAGTCGCAGAAGGCGGCGAGGACTCATCAGCCATAGATGGAACGATTGAATCCAATGCATATCCTCCTCTTTACTTTATGCTTTTCATGTGCCACACATTTCATTATTAAGAGCACCCTCAATGGGGGAAGGGGTTCCAAAAAATACTAGTATAAATATATACATACATACATATATATATATATATATATAATTAATTTTTGAGTGATGGTTCCATATTCGTCATAGAGAAACTACAACCAAACAAACTTTTAGTTAACCAATAATCATGGTCTTTTTCTGAACCCAAAAGAAAAACAGAAGGAAAGTACACAAATACATTATAAGTTAATCAAATATCTATATATAAACTTGCACCGTTTTGATTCTCCTTTGGTGAACATTCAACATATAAATTTTATAAGACGCAGAACAAATTTTATAAGACGCAGAACAATTTTTTAGCAAAAAAAAAAAAAAGACGCAGAACAAAATAAGAAAAGAAGCAACGATTATAAATAAACAAAAAACTAGATACGCATGTATGTACCCATTTATATTAATATAGAAACTTAAATAGATTCATTATATGAGCAAAAGAATCTAACTAACCCTGCCAAGGCTTTGGATGAAGCTGATCGGAAGCAGAACCACTGATGCAATTCCCTAGACCGGCAAAACTTAGAATCTCATTATGAGACATTAACGGTCTTAACCCCAAGAAATCTCTCGTCAAACCCTCTTCTCCTTCTCCGCCACCGCTTTTATTCTTGTCTGATCCTGAAGTGGTTGTAGTATCAACGTTTGTCCTCAAGAACCCGCAGAATGTATCGTCGAAGGCTTCTTCTCCACCGCTATGGTCAAACTCGGAGGCATTGTAGTCTTGAAACAAAACTTGGTTGTTGTTGGTGGAGCTGATGAATCCAGATGATGATGTCATCATCGCCGCCATTGTTGTGGTGAGGTTATTATGATGAGCTGACCTCTCGGAGACTGTGGTTGGTGGTAATGGAGGTGTCTTTGTGGAACCCATTTGAGCTGCTTTCTGGAGCAATGCGGTGGCTGACATAGCGGGAGAAGCTGCAAGAGAGAACAAACCTCCTCCTCCACCATTACTAGGGTTAGGGTTTGAAGACGTGAGATCTTGCGGTTGAGGAGCAAGCCAAGGAGGGATGCTATGGTGGTGGTAATTGATGATATGATCATTGCTTTGTTGTTGCTCTATCTTCATTGGAAAAGTATGGAGGTGGTTGCTGCTAGTGTTGCTATTATTAGTACCATTATGGTTGGTTTCAAAGTAAAGGCTGTTGGTGATGTTATGGGAAGAGGAAGAGACGTTCATGGTTGGTTGTGCTTGATGATGAGAAGAAGAAGATTGGTGAATCATACGAGGGTTTGGTTGATGATTCTGGTTTTGTGGTATTACTACTTCTCTTGCAGTCTCTTCGGCCAATGCTTCACAAAATGCTCTATGAGTTATGAAACTATCCCTCCTGTTTATTTAGCAAACAACAAAACCATAATGTGATCAATAACAATGTTAATTAATAATCAGAAATGTCACGTTGAGAGAAGCTATGTGGTCCATCTAAAGCGTGTAGCAATCACATATGGATTTGTAAGATGAATGATTAATATGCAAGAAAAAGGAGAAATAAAAAAGACCCATAATAGCTTTCTAAAGAGAGAAAAAAAGGAAGAAAAGTACCCTGAACTAGTTGCATATTATAAATGAAGATTCTTTTGAGCTACCATTCTTGTCCTCTTTCAAATTAAATGAAATTACTCATATCAAAACAGAATACTTTGTACCATGTGTCCCTTTAGTTCTTACAACACCACAACATACCCAATTTAAAACCAGTATTAATTGTAATTACTATATATTCCAAAATCATTTAATTTATTGAAAGAAAATAAAAATTGGTTTTGTTTACCTAGAAAAGAGAGTGCCACAGTCACATCTGTATTCTTTGGTGCCACAAGTCTTAGAATGAGCCTTGCAATCTGATTGAATCGCATATTTCTTTGAACATTTGTCACATTTCCACTTCTTCTCTCCATGCTTTCTACAGAAATGCTTCTTGATTCCTGTCAAGTCACCGAGAGCTCGAGATGGGTCATGGTGGACACAGCTTGCTCCTGGACAAACATACACTTTCTTCCTTATCACTTCTTTATTGGATCGTTGTTTCAGCTTCCATGGTAGATTGTGACCTCTCCTGTGAAGCTGTAGATTCTGGTCTCTTTGGAATCCTTTGTTGCATATCTCACACACGAATCTGTTTGTTGCCATTAGTGTTTTTGGTGATAAAGCAATCACTTCTGATTCCGGGTCTGAAATCAAGAATATTGAAAGTTGAAACCATTGTCAGTAAACTAAAAGAATACTGACAAAAAGTTTCTGACAACGGGAAACTAACACTAACAAAGCTGCGATTTGTGTTTTAACTTAATATAGTAAATATTTTAGGAAAACAATAATTACCACGCACACGAAAAAATCCAACTATAACGTCCTTAAAATCAGAAATTTCAAAGAAAATAGTATTAAAGTTGTGGTTTTTTCCTTTTGATCTAAAGTTATTGTTTCTTTTCTTTGTTTAGAATAGAGATGATAAAGAGAATAAAAGGGTAAAAATAATATTCTTTTTGGGAGAAGACCCATAATTTTCCAAGAAGATGACTGTATCAAATAATTGGAATAATGAATCAGTCCAAAACAAAGAAAAAAGTTGTGTATTTTTCTTTTTATTCATTCTTTTCACACGAACCTGGATTCCCTGGTTGGTTTCTCCTCTTCTTCTGAGGCTGAGATTCAGGAACACTGAACTGTTGTTGCTCTTCTTGTTGTTGATGATGAGGGAAGTAATTAGAACCACTTACTTCAGTTCTGTTTCCCGAAGAGACACTTGCTTGATCCCCAGAAGCTGATGTTAGATTCGACATATTCTCCTCTTGTTGTTGTACTTGCTGATGAAGTAAGATGTCTTCGTTCATCATCACCAAAGCCTTAAGAGAAACAAAAAAATGAACAAGAAAAAAAAATAAGAACAGACAAAAAGAAAATTTCAGATCTATATATAAATAAATATAGACAGATACTGATAAGAAAACGGAGACAAAGAGAAGATTTAACAGATACATACAAGAAATGAGCCCCTATATATATATATAATCCTAACTTCCTTCTTTGATTTTTGTGTGTATAAATATCTGTACTTTGGCTTCAACACAAGAGACAACCTCTATCCACTTTTCAGGTTCATATTTGCAATCAACAAATTAGTGTAAATGAAACAAAATAGAAGTAGCAACAAATTACTACACAGAAACATGATCAAGAACTTGACAAATTATTTTTGTAGAAAGCGAAGAAGAGGGAAGAAAGTCCAAAATACCTAGAAGTAGAAAGAGAGAGATTGTGGACAAGAGAAACTCTATTATCTTCGTTTCTCTGTATATTTGAAACCCAGATATTCAAAAGTTATAAATAAAACAAAAATACAGAGAAAATGAAGAAGAACCCTACCGCTAAAGAAAAAATGGCATTTTCTGCTCTTTTTATATTTTTTTTCTCTTACAAGCCAAGAGCAATCTGTCCTTTCTTTATCTGCAAATTTGTTTTCCGTATTTTTTCGGTTTTATTTTATTCCACAAGTTTCAAGTAATTGAAAAATATTATTTTTTTCTTTAAATCTTGCTAAAGGCACGGTGACTAAAAGATACATCTTGCTCTGTGAAAAGCTTGAAGAAAGAGTTATTTGCAATACTAGTTGTATTTTTCTACGTCTCTCGAGAAGCTGTACGTAGAATTATTCATGTAGTTCATTATTTTCTTTGGAATTATAAATTTCACTATTCTTCTTACTCTTTATGAATCAGAATTAGTACTTTATGTCACCGAGAGAAAAGTGTGAGACAAAAATACCTATTCACGGTCCACTTTAATAATTGCCGACCAAAATAGTGAATTAGAATATGAGTAATATTTTCTACCCTTTATTTAATCATAAATAATTTTTGATTGTTTGAGTTTAATTACTTTTACAGCTTTACACTGTCACTTACAGAACTAAGCTATGATTGAGTCATTGATTAATATTTGAGGTTTTTGGCTAAAAAGGTTAACTTTCTATTACATCTTCTTCTTTTTTAGATTTGATGCTTTTCATGTTAAGAAAAAAAAATCAGAGAGTTAACATTATATAGATTGCTGAAATTAAACTAAATGGAAGAGGCATGTGAGCGCCGCATGCCCTAACCTACTTTAATTATGACCAAATAAATATACAATAATGGAGATTATGCATATATCTAGATTTCAATATAGTATACATTTACACGGTGTGTACGCAATCGTGTGCATGATACAAACGTTGAAAATAATAATGAATCGGAAACAAATGATAGAGAAATGGGAAATTTTCAACGTTCAAAAGGGCCGTCGAGCCAATAAAAGTCATGCAATATATGCAAATAATTAATTAATAAGAATAAAAAATAGTGGTAATAATTTGAAATGATATGTGAAGGCGATGAATAGCCAAAAACATATTATCTATCTTACCTGTATAACCATATAAATAATTGACTGGTTTGTCAACACACTCGTGTTGTTTTACCTGAAATACAATTAAATTGTATAGCACTTCCAGCTTTCGTGATCCACTTTCAAGTAACTATATAATTTTACAAAAAAAAAAAACTTATAGGAGATTAATTATTTAAACTGTTGAAATTAAAAATACGTGTCCCATGCGTTTTATTGGCATATTAATCATCTTATTTCATACTTTTAACTATATATGGGGTGGTTGCCAAAACAAAAACTATATATGGGGTCGAATAAATTAGATTAGGGACTTAGGGTAGATGCATAACATACATGTAAAACACAGAGTTAGGTCTTCATATTTTTCACCGTATTGGGAAGAAGTTAGCTGAAATTGTTTTACTTCTAGCATAATGTGGATAGCAAAAAATACTAAAAGGAAAATTCAGAATTAAATGTCTACTCGAGTCACATATTGTCATTCATTTTGCTGACACCCATGCATCCAGAATACTACCTTTATAGTGTGAAAATAATTTGGCAATAGTAGTAAACACTAGTAGCATGTAACTATGATAATCATGTGCCGTTTGATATATGGTGTTTTTGACATCATTCTATATATAATTTCTAACTTGTTTTCATTGTTTTATCGAGTTAGTCTAGTTTTTTTAGAGCCATTTCAGGTCTGGAGAAGATTGAATAGCTAAAAGAAGAGGTATGAAAAAAGGAGCAAAAATTGGAGATTTCTCCCGAAGAACAATCCGCGGAGCAGTCTGACGGTCGATCCTACCAGGAACAGCCAGACGATTGTTCTCGATAATTATGGAAGTTTCCATATCCTCCAAAGATTTGCCCTAGTTGCTGATTCTCGACTTTGAAGTCTAGGGGAGCCTCCATATATAAGCGGCCCCTATTTTATTTGAGGACGCTAGTTTTTGCAAGAGACCTAGACCTTATTCTTGGATATTGCTATTGTAAGGGTGACGGCTCCTCTTCTTGACAGAGAAGGTCATCCTGAACCCCATTGTTTTACCTTTGATTTACATGCAGTATTATTCAGTTATCATGTCTTGTTCGTCTTGTGTTATGGCTGAGTAGTCGGCTAGATTGTCTAGGGTTCTAGGGTATTAATCGCGAGGCTAAACATAAATAAGCAACTCTTTTGTTTCTTCGTTCATTCTAGTTCTTAATGCCAGTCCTAACTTGATCACTTACTGCTAGATCTTAGGCTCAATCACTCACTAACCGTGT
This sequence is a window from Brassica oleracea var. oleracea cultivar TO1000 chromosome C1, BOL, whole genome shotgun sequence. Protein-coding genes within it:
- the LOC106317491 gene encoding protein indeterminate-domain 11-like isoform X2, producing the protein MMNEDILLHQQVQQQEENMSNLTSASGDQASVSSGNRTEVSGSNYFPHHQQQEEQQQFSVPESQPQKKRRNQPGNPDPESEVIALSPKTLMATNRFVCEICNKGFQRDQNLQLHRRGHNLPWKLKQRSNKEVIRKKVYVCPGASCVHHDPSRALGDLTGIKKHFCRKHGEKKWKCDKCSKKYAIQSDCKAHSKTCGTKEYRCDCGTLFSRRDSFITHRAFCEALAEETAREVVIPQNQNHQPNPRMIHQSSSSHHQAQPTMNVSSSSHNITNSLYFETNHNGTNNSNTSSNHLHTFPMKIEQQQSNDHIINYHHHSIPPWLAPQPQDLTSSNPNPSNGGGGGLFSLAASPAMSATALLQKAAQMGSTKTPPLPPTTVSERSAHHNNLTTTMAAMMTSSSGFISSTNNNQVLFQDYNASEFDHSGGEEAFDDTFCGFLRTNVDTTTTSGSDKNKSGGGEGEEGLTRDFLGLRPLMSHNEILSFAGLGNCISGSASDQLHPKPWQG
- the LOC106317491 gene encoding protein indeterminate-domain 11-like isoform X1; its protein translation is MYLLNLLFVSVFLSVSVYIYLYIDLKFSFCLFLFFFLVHFFVSLKALVMMNEDILLHQQVQQQEENMSNLTSASGDQASVSSGNRTEVSGSNYFPHHQQQEEQQQFSVPESQPQKKRRNQPGNPDPESEVIALSPKTLMATNRFVCEICNKGFQRDQNLQLHRRGHNLPWKLKQRSNKEVIRKKVYVCPGASCVHHDPSRALGDLTGIKKHFCRKHGEKKWKCDKCSKKYAIQSDCKAHSKTCGTKEYRCDCGTLFSRRDSFITHRAFCEALAEETAREVVIPQNQNHQPNPRMIHQSSSSHHQAQPTMNVSSSSHNITNSLYFETNHNGTNNSNTSSNHLHTFPMKIEQQQSNDHIINYHHHSIPPWLAPQPQDLTSSNPNPSNGGGGGLFSLAASPAMSATALLQKAAQMGSTKTPPLPPTTVSERSAHHNNLTTTMAAMMTSSSGFISSTNNNQVLFQDYNASEFDHSGGEEAFDDTFCGFLRTNVDTTTTSGSDKNKSGGGEGEEGLTRDFLGLRPLMSHNEILSFAGLGNCISGSASDQLHPKPWQG